CTTCAGAGCAAATCAAGTTCCAAAGGACTTGAGGTGGATAAATAGTCCAATTACTAGGACTTTTCTTTCATTAGGCTTCGGCGACCTAGTCAGCTATTTTGTTGGACTCCCTGCTGCAATTGGCTAACTTAAGGCCTAAAAAACTcaacatcatatcatatcttcTCTCAATTGGTGCATCCATTGTACTCCCTAGTTCAGTTGATTTGTGATTGATAAGGCTCTTATTAGATCTGCATTGTCTGACTCAAGACTTAAACGAAACTTCAGTTCATGCGGAAAGGGAGAGGAAGATTAGGATTTCCACCATAACTATGCACTCCACCCGCGCGGCCGAGCTAGCATGTGCTAATCTCGCAAATCCGTCTACCAATCAACCCGTGGCAATCAACCCATGGAGTCTCGACAAATGCAGGCGATGGCTCCTTCCAACGATTCGGCAACAAAGGAACCGTCATGTCGATCTTCAGAGTGCGTGGATCGGAGATACTTGAGAATGTGGGAAATTAAAGCACAAAGAAAATAGCAGACGTTTCATGACATTTCTATGGGAAAAAGAAGGGCCCAATTGCAATCCAAACCCACAAGAGAGAATTATCCAGTTCGGGTTTTGCCTCTGCGATGCTTGTTGTTCGCTGCTATGTGCGCACACGACATCACTGGACGCATCGGCAATAGTTCGAGCCCATCGAAAAATTCAAGTGGCCTTGTATGCACTGCTCATGAATAAAAAACCCTCATAAGATTTAATCATAACCTTGGACGTGTGTCATGCACGTGAACGTGGCCCAATATGCCGGCCAtcttgggatttgattgattgcCGTCGCAATTGGGGTCCTGTTCTTGATTTGCAACGGCGAGAGATTGGTCGTGCAAACATCAAGATGAACTGATGGAAGTCCTAAAATTGGATTTTGAGTTGTCACAAACTGCACATTGGAGTTGATAGCGGCTGATCTCGTACCTACCCGCTCATCACAGCTTCTTTTGTGTAATTCAAGCACTATCGAGCATGGGAAGTGTAACTACCCCACTCCATCTCACACGAGACAAATCTTCAAGGAGCATCCggtttatgaaatttgtggctCGTATGTATCACTTCAGAAACGCTCACGAGTCATGCTTGCACCGCATATTCCACACATGTATTCGAGCGTACACAATAAAATATTGTTTCAATCACAATAAAATATTGAGACAACCAGAAAATTATTAGTCCTGTAATTTGTTTCGATCACAATAAAAGGactaagaaaatcaaatattaaagaGCACGCACAAAATATATATCACTTGGGACAACTATAAAATTATTAGTCCTTTTCGATTACTTTCTTCATAACTTCTTTCGATTACAATAAAATATTGAGTTCACAATAAAATGACTAAGAAAGTCAAATATTGAAGGGCACATGCGAAATGCACATTCTGGTTCCAACGTTGAAGAGGATGCGCCGAAATACGTATCACTTGGGACAACTATAAACTTATTATTCCTTGTCGATCACTTTCTTAATAACGTGTTTCAATCACAATAAAATATTGGATACACAATAAAAGGACTAAGAAAGTCAAATATTGAAGAGCACACGCAAAATGCACATTCATCCAACGTTGAAAAGCGCACGCAAAATACATATCACTTGGGACAACAACACCGTCGTTAGTTACAATTTTGAATGAAATCTCTTCTTTCTAATCATACATAGAATGAAAGAAAGCTTTAccgactaaaaataaaataaaatcatatagCCTTGTTCTCAGAACCCTTTCTTTTGTGTTACTTTAGACTGCTATTTAAGATTTCATCAAAGGAGGACGTAAAAGAGAAGTGCACAGTAAACAATGTTTCTAACTTTCTGTCACCATGGGCCCTTTGATCTACCTTCTCCTTTTGCGTACGTTCTTGCTTAATTCATTCATTATTGATGAATTCTCTTTTTGCAAAGCCGTCTTGGATGGATTTGGACACCCGAACCGCTgaaatgccaaaagttggcataaaaggacatttaagtgccaaaagttatggaagtgacacttaagtgtcaaaattagagcaacacttaagtgccaattcggcgagggctcaacccttagCTGCCAccctacttttttttcttaattaatttttttcaaaatatatatatttttaattttttaattttaatttttaattgttttaaataaatttagttttaaattttatttaattaattttttaccacatcgcaccaaaacgatgtcgtttttgcattgtctAGCCACGTTAATGTGCAAAATAACGATGTTTTACACTTGCTTCGCCGGAAATTGCACATGTTAATATTTTGGCCAGATTAGTACtgaagtgatccattttactccaattttggcacttaagtgtcacttttgtaacttttgacacttaagtgtctatttgtgccaacttttggcacttgaagcgatCTTTTGCTGATGGATTTGCGTTCATTCTTTTAGTAAGCAAGTGTTTTTCAATTGCGGTCTTCAATTGGTCCTTCAAAAGGCCATCGCATCGACTTGGACAAATTGTACATGAGATTGAATACATTAATTCATTTCCTAATGGGGATAACAACACAAATAGTTCCTGAAATTTGGCACAATAAATAATGTGATccttgaattatataaaaatatccaaTACTgtcatttcattattttaagttcatgaatgatattgaatattttcatataattcagagACTAACttgaatatatatcaaaagttcaaagatcatatcgaataaattaaaaattcaaggaagacattatatattggactaaagtttataaatcacattaaacaaattaaaaattcatagacCGCATCACATATTGATCAAAGCTCATGGaccatttgtgttattttcctttcttaatCCCAATGAGATGGACTTGTTATTGTTTATATACCTTAATGACAAGTAAGAATGTCGACAATGAAATTACATTATGGAGATGGACAAGAAGCCCTGACTAATTGGACCTGCCTTCACAGACAAAGTGGAGTCGGCCCATAATGTGATCAACaatgaaaaagcaagaagaagaattgtGGGAATCTCCTGTTTACCTGGAAGGCAAAGGACGAAGGATTTGGTCTAGAAAAGGAACATTAGTACCGTTTTTATGGTTTTTGAGTGTCATAGAGTGTTTAGTCAATGAGTCTTGTCCAATATCAGCAAAGACAGATTCATGAAGCATGTTTCTGGGGAATTTTCGACATAATTAGATGCATACACAGAGAATTAGAACTGACTAACAAGTAAGATCCAAACTAATTTGTGATATAAATAGGGGCATTTGCACACCATAGTTGTTTTatggagggaaaagaaaggagggaaTTAACATCTGAACTATCGAAAAGGAAACCTGATAAGAACTAAAAGAGGCGAGAAACCAGGGTTGCTTCACTAATAAGCTCTTGAGACAGGAAGGATTAGGCATCGACAATCTTTTAGCTGCTAGCCATAATCATCTCACCGCatgttttgaaggaaaaaaaagaagccgaGTACACCATTCCATTCCATCACTCACCTCCTCTTCGGCCTCTTCATCAGTGCCCTCTTTCTTGTCCTCGTTGTTGCCATCGCATCCGCCTTCGCCTTTGCCTTCAACCTTCCTCCTTATTGTCATTGTCCACAGAATGAACCCGCGGAGGCCCACAAGATGACCATAAAACCTCCTGCACATTGCCGTCCTAGTAGCCGTCATCGTCCTCTCCGTTGTATTCACCCTCGCCATTGTAGTCACCCTCGTCACCATCTTTATCGCCATCGTCTTCCTTGTTGTCATTGTATTCGTTGTTGTTGTAGTCATCACCGTCATCTTGCTGAGGTTTGAAATTATCATGTTCAACGTGGATTAAACATCTtaagaagaaaatgtcaaaatccCCAAATATTATATTACTTTACATTAATCCCTAGTTTGAACACCCAAACGCAAGCAACTAGCAAGAATCAACATAATCTCTTAATTCTATCCAAATTGATTGATAGAAATTATTGACGTGACTTTTTCCTGGTAATTAGTTGGTACTCGGATTTGGAGAAAGTAGGGCAAAGCAAGGGATAGAGATGTGCAGAGAGCCCTTCTCTTGAGTAAAACCCGacaattcaatatcaatttcttcaattacGGTTAATAGATGCAGCAAGCTTGCGATTAACTATCCCTAGATTTAATCTAAgcttttcaaaaattcatgagTTTTGAACAGAGAACAGTTAGTTGAGTTTTAGGTTGTTGTCGTCTCTTACCTCTTGTTTGCCTTCTTCATCATCCCTctcctcctcgtcctcatcCTTGCCCTCATCATCATTGCCGTCGCCATAGCTGTAGTCGTAGCCGTCACCTTCGCCTTCCTCATTGAAATCATAATTCTCAACATTATCATCCACGGAACCAACCGGTGAAGGCCCCCAAGATGATTGAGAAAGCTCACGCACATTGTTGTCCTCATCATCCTCACCGTCATCGTCCTCGTCCTCACCATCCTTGCTATGGCTGTTGCTGTCACCTTCGTATTGACCTTCCTTGTTGACATCGTCGTTCTCATCATTACCGTCCACGGAACCAACTGGCGAAGGCTCCCTAGACGAATGCAAAAGCCCATGCACATTGTGGTCCTCGTCATCCTCACCATcatcgtcctcgtcctcgtcgtCCTTGCTATGGCTGTTGATGTCACCTTCCCATTGACCTTCCTCGATAACATTGTCGTTCTCATCGTTACCGTCCACCGAACAAACCGGCGAAGGCTTACCCAATGAATGCACATTCTCATCATCTTCGCTATCATCATCCTCATTGTCCACATGCACAtggtcatcgtcatcatcatcctccttgccatcatcatcatctataTGCACGTGGTTgtcatcatcgtcatcctccttgccatcatcatcatctataTGCACGTGGTTgtcatcatcgtcatcctcCTTGCCATTGTCCTCGCTATTGTCATCCTCCTTGCCGTCGACCTTGTCACTGTCCTCATGCTCGTCACCATCATCTTGCCAAGAGAGGAAATCGTCATCCTCCTTGCCGTCGACCTTGTCACCGTCCTCATGCTCGTCACCATCATCTTGCTGAGAGAGGAAGGTTCAAAAGTATCATATCTAATGTGGATTAaactttgttaaaaaaaatgtggATTAAACATGTTAAAGAAGATGATAgatttctcaaaaatcatatGACTATAATCTTAAGTTTGAACACCCAAACGCAAACACCAAGCAAGAATCAACATAAAGGGTTTTCCCTACACTTAATCCCCCTAAAAATGCTTTCTAAAGCATCTATTGAACATGTGTCTAAAAGAATCAAGCAGCATTCACATACTCACATATCTTCGTTCcctcaaaatgaagaaaacaaggaaaatctgattttgtatacaaatgaagaaaagaaggaaatctaATTCTGGAGACAAAAGTGAATATTTGCAGGGATCAAATACTGGTACGATAGTTGTGGAAAATGGGTCACGTTGGTGTCATAGCTTGTTGTGTCGACTCTCAACAAGGATGGTGGCTGAGGATGGTGCTCGCTTGATTAATGGCTGGTAGGTTGTTTGTGGCAATACTGGTGCCAGCACCGTTAGACACATACAAGGGTTGGCAAGCCCTCGTTTCCGAGCGACGAGGGTCGATAGCCCTCACTGATACGCAACGAGGGTCACAAGCCCTCACCGATGCAGCCCCACAATCTTaccttctttttcaaaaaaataaaaatattttcgctttgtaattcttttaattcttatcctcttttcttttaccttcttttttcccctaatttctatcttcttttctATATATAAATTCTAGCCGATTTGCACTGAGGAGAGCTTAGTGAGACACCACACTACTGTGAACACACCACACTTAAGCAAACTCAAAGGATAGATGAATATAACTTCATTGGAGAGAGCTCACTCTTTACAATTTTGGCCATGAATACAGTATAACCATCAATATCAATTGATTGTAGTAATTTGAGGATATGCGGTTGAGCAAGTTACTTATCACACTTGATTGAGAAGTTGTAATTCCCCTATTTATGCTCATGCGAAAGATGGCACTCAAGCAAGGAGATACATATTCCTAAACTATGCATTGGCGCCGAGACACAAGATATGGTGCAACTATGAGTTTTTATCTAGAGTTATGATCAGCGAAGACGTTACCTTTGATGAGTTTGCTCTATCTTATAATAGGAGAGAGTAAGCAATTGTAAAGAAAGATCTAAGTGGTGTACATATAAATAAGTGGAGTTACAAAAAGAGCACAAACATTAGCAGATTGTCGATGAAGTGATAGATTTTGTAGATTTTCTTCatatactaaaaaataaaacatttaaaatgcTTAATTGTGATATTTAGATTCTAAATAGGAATAGAAAaggtagaaaaagaaagaatgggaCCATCACTTTGTAATTGAATGATTAAGGGCAAGTCCTTTTAATGTAAATAGGGTGAATTTAGTTATATTGGGAGGTAAAAAGAGCACCAACCTTGTTTTAGGTTCTCTGTGAGTTTAGTTTGAAAAAAACAGCACGAGAGAATGAAACACTGAATAAGAATTGGGTGAAATCAAAAGTTGGAATCGAgagattattttttatgttagaaTCTCCTCATTTGTGGTGGATCTATCACTGTTACACTTCCTGTGGATCTAGATCACTTTTTGAGTTGACCTACGCAAATTGTGGTGTATTGAATCTATTTCTTATTTAATCTTCTGGTATCTTGTGATTTTGGTAAATTGCATGATCCTATTACACATATTGATTTTAGCAAgtggaaaaaagaagacatgAAGTTTCATCCTCCAATTTTTAGGGTAAAAATAGGCTCCACGTCATTTGAGTAATTGTGATACCACAAAATGAACTAAGAGCACAAATAGGATGAAGGAGAGTATGAATTCTCAGTCAGATGGTGAGTGATATAAGATTCCTAGCCTCACTTCTGAAGTTGACACACATATAGCAGATGAAAATTTCTAGTAATAtggggattttttttatgtgattatCCCCGGTTGCACGTTTTGgaatcattttctctctctacactaGAATAGAACCGAAATAGAAAGCGAATAAAGCATAAGAGACGCTGATGatccataaatagaaaaaaggcaCACCTGTTCCGATAGAAGATCCCTTGTTGCTATTTCCGTTTCACAGTCGTAAAAAGTAGTATTGAATTCAGAGTCCGACACTTGTGTTGGGGCATTTAGAGTCTTCTCTCTGTAAGACTCCCAAGTGGTGCTTGAATCATCTGGACCAGTGTCAAGTAACTCCCCACAATCCCTCATCTGTATCCGGCACTCCTTTGGTATTTTTGAGCTTGATACATCAATAATCCTTTCCATTGATTTACACCTATGAACTTTTAGCTGCTCCAAACGCTCTAATTCGTCCATGCCCTCTACAACTTGCAGACTCTCACACTCTACAATACCTAACCgtgtcaagttcttcaagttTGACAAACCATCTATCCTTTTTAATGAAGTGCACCCTTCAACAGAAAATACTCCCAATGGTTTGAACGTAGAAGCAAATTGAATCTCCTCTAGCTCTGGGCACCTCAACACCTGGAATACTTGAAGCATCTTTAGA
This region of Eucalyptus grandis isolate ANBG69807.140 chromosome 8, ASM1654582v1, whole genome shotgun sequence genomic DNA includes:
- the LOC104428919 gene encoding acidic leucine-rich nuclear phosphoprotein 32-related protein 1-like isoform X2; this encodes MKLDVSHTPITVLQDSIGRLSSLSSLNVSSTPIVKVPNTMSQLCCLQTLDLEHCHKLQELPELPRSLTTLRLRSSSLQTVPNLSNLTNIVELLLSDGSESDTTSNIKTCDLQWIGRLSKLRKQHLCLLNVRAPPTELGPLSLLTELTMNGLDFESLEQLPSNLTILELDRTQVKQVQLDGLPQLEKLTIRRCELVKRLSFPSSLRKLREAEVSSCTGLVEVHFLGALISLEELCIEDCKSLERFVNPSEEPGCNELQATKLTNGRRRVSIVSSFLKMLQVFQVLRCPELEEIQFASTFKPLGVFSVEGCTSLKRIDGLSNLKNLTRLGIVECESLQVVEGMDELERLEQLKVHRCKSMERIIDVSSSKIPKECRIQMRDCGELLDTGPDDSSTTWESYREKTLNAPTQVSDSEFNTTFYDCETEIATRDLLSEQQDDGDEHEDGDKVDGKEDDNSEDNGKEDDDDDNHVHIDDDDGKEDDDDDNHVHIDDDDGKEDDDDDDHVHVDNEDDDSEDDENVHSLGKPSPVCSVDGNDENDNVIEEGQWEGDINSHSKDDEDEDDDGEDDEDHNVHGLLHSSREPSPVGSVDGNDENDDVNKEGQYEGDSNSHSKDGEDEDDDGEDDEDNNVRELSQSSWGPSPVGSVDDNVENYDFNEEGEGDGYDYSYGDGNDDEGKDEDEEERDDEEGKQEQDDGDDYNNNEYNDNKEDDGDKDGDEGDYNGEGEYNGEDDDGY
- the LOC104428919 gene encoding acidic leucine-rich nuclear phosphoprotein 32-related protein 1-like isoform X3; the encoded protein is MKLDVSHTPITVLQDSIGRLSSLSSLNVSSTPIVKVPNTMSQLCCLQTLDLEHCHKLQELPELPRSLTTLRLRSSSLQTVPNLSNLTNIVELLLSDGSESDTTSNIKTCDLQWIGRLSKLRKQHLCLLNVRAPPTELGPLSLLTELTMNGLDFESLEQLPSNLTILELDRTQVKQVQLDGLPQLEKLTIRRCELVKRLSFPSSLRKLREAEVSSCTGLVEVHFLGALISLEELCIEDCKSLERFVNPSEEPGCNELQATKLTNGRRRVSIVSSFLKMLQVFQVLRCPELEEIQFASTFKPLGVFSVEGCTSLKRIDGLSNLKNLTRLGIVECESLQVVEGMDELERLEQLKVHRCKSMERIIDVSSSKIPKECRIQMRDCGELLDTGPDDSSTTWESYREKTLNAPTQVSDSEFNTTFYDCETEIATRDLLSEQQDDGDEHEDSDKVDGKEDDNSEDNGKEDDDDDNHVHIDDDDGKEDDDDDNHVHIDDDDGKEDDDDDDHVHVDNEDDDSEDDENVHSLGKPSPVCSVDGNDENDNVIEEGQWEGDINSHSKDDEDEDDDGEDDEDHNVHGLLHSSREPSPVGSVDGNDENDDVNKEGQYEGDSNSHSKDGEDEDDDGEDDEDNNVRELSQSSWGPSPVGSVDDNVENYDFNEEGEGDGYDYSYGDGNDDEGKDEDEEERDDEEGKQEQDDGDDYNNNEYNDNKEDDGDKDGDEGDYNGEGEYNGEDDDGY
- the LOC104428919 gene encoding acidic leucine-rich nuclear phosphoprotein 32-related protein 1-like isoform X1, which codes for MKLDVSHTPITVLQDSIGRLSSLSSLNVSSTPIVKVPNTMSQLCCLQTLDLEHCHKLQELPELPRSLTTLRLRSSSLQTVPNLSNLTNIVELLLSDGSESDTTSNIKTCDLQWIGRLSKLRKQHLCLLNVRAPPTELGPLSLLTELTMNGLDFESLEQLPSNLTILELDRTQVKQVQLDGLPQLEKLTIRRCELVKRLSFPSSLRKLREAEVSSCTGLVEVHFLGALISLEELCIEDCKSLERFVNPSEEPGCNELQATKLTNGRRRVSIVSSFLKMLQVFQVLRCPELEEIQFASTFKPLGVFSVEGCTSLKRIDGLSNLKNLTRLGIVECESLQVVEGMDELERLEQLKVHRCKSMERIIDVSSSKIPKECRIQMRDCGELLDTGPDDSSTTWESYREKTLNAPTQVSDSEFNTTFYDCETEIATRDLLSEQQDDGDEHEDGDKVDGKEDDDFLSWQDDGDEHEDSDKVDGKEDDNSEDNGKEDDDDDNHVHIDDDDGKEDDDDDNHVHIDDDDGKEDDDDDDHVHVDNEDDDSEDDENVHSLGKPSPVCSVDGNDENDNVIEEGQWEGDINSHSKDDEDEDDDGEDDEDHNVHGLLHSSREPSPVGSVDGNDENDDVNKEGQYEGDSNSHSKDGEDEDDDGEDDEDNNVRELSQSSWGPSPVGSVDDNVENYDFNEEGEGDGYDYSYGDGNDDEGKDEDEEERDDEEGKQEQDDGDDYNNNEYNDNKEDDGDKDGDEGDYNGEGEYNGEDDDGY